From the Mycoplasmatota bacterium genome, one window contains:
- a CDS encoding L-serine ammonia-lyase has product MDSLKELYKVGFGPSSSHTMGPHKAAKRFLEKTKHLSVDNYYVELYGSLAATGKGHLTDWIILRTLGENKTNVVFKPEVVYDYHTNGMKFYALDKNRNELDSYLVFSVGGGQIMELGEKRKGNQAVYQLNSMKEILDWCQTNNKKIHEYVEYAEGKEIFDYLRDIWKVMKTSVEEGLKEEGILPGSLKFRRRAKMFYDRYIADNDFTTLMFACSEAVSEQNASGNKVVTAPTCGASGAVPGLMYSLQSFYGYSDEEIVKALATGGIIGNLIKENGSISGAEAGCQAEIGTACAMSSGACAYLLGGDIYQIEYASEIGLEHHLGLTCDPVDGLVQVPCIERNPIAARRAFDAAKYALLTDGKHIITLDMAISTMVETGKDINSKYRETSTGGLAKCVMMYR; this is encoded by the coding sequence ATGGATAGTTTAAAAGAATTGTATAAAGTAGGCTTTGGACCATCCAGCTCTCATACAATGGGTCCTCATAAAGCTGCAAAAAGATTTTTAGAAAAGACAAAGCATTTATCAGTTGATAATTATTATGTTGAGTTATATGGAAGTTTAGCTGCAACAGGAAAGGGTCACTTAACTGATTGGATTATCTTAAGAACATTAGGTGAAAACAAAACAAATGTTGTGTTTAAACCTGAAGTGGTATATGACTATCATACAAATGGAATGAAGTTTTATGCGTTAGACAAAAATCGAAATGAACTTGATTCTTATTTAGTGTTTTCCGTTGGTGGTGGTCAAATTATGGAATTAGGGGAAAAAAGAAAAGGAAATCAAGCGGTCTATCAGTTGAATTCAATGAAAGAAATACTTGATTGGTGTCAAACGAATAATAAAAAAATACACGAATATGTAGAATATGCAGAAGGTAAAGAGATTTTTGATTATTTAAGAGATATTTGGAAAGTCATGAAGACATCTGTTGAAGAAGGTTTAAAAGAAGAAGGTATTTTACCAGGTTCTTTAAAATTTAGAAGAAGAGCGAAGATGTTTTATGATAGATATATTGCTGATAATGATTTTACAACATTAATGTTTGCTTGTAGTGAAGCAGTATCTGAACAAAATGCTTCTGGTAACAAGGTTGTCACAGCCCCAACTTGTGGTGCTAGTGGAGCTGTCCCAGGGTTAATGTATAGTTTACAATCTTTTTATGGGTATAGTGATGAGGAGATTGTTAAAGCTTTAGCTACAGGTGGGATTATCGGAAATTTAATAAAAGAAAATGGTTCGATTTCAGGAGCAGAAGCAGGCTGTCAAGCTGAAATAGGAACTGCTTGTGCAATGTCATCTGGGGCTTGTGCCTATTTACTAGGTGGAGATATTTATCAAATTGAATATGCATCTGAAATTGGGCTTGAGCATCATTTGGGATTAACATGTGATCCAGTAGATGGATTGGTTCAAGTACCGTGTATAGAACGAAATCCTATCGCAGCAAGACGTGCTTTTGACGCAGCTAAATATGCGTTATTAACAGATGGAAAGCATATTATAACACTTGATATGGCAATCTCAACGATGGTTGAAACCGGCAAAGATATTAATAGTAAGTATCGTGAAACCTCAACTGGAGGTCTAGCAAAGTGTGTTATGATGTATAGATAA
- a CDS encoding MBL fold metallo-hydrolase: MNCKEKKNNTEELNGRRKNATLKTKLINEEIYKNIHWGRLEIEEKLAKKNVVVDVPLPVIYIEGALMPVWDLERYNFLLKDKIPYTVNPKLWEQGKLNLISGIFKVTEKIYQVRGFDLANMSFVRGNTGWIIIDCLTSQETAEAAIKLVNEYFGDIPISAVICSHSHVDHYGGILGVLNSSAEKNIKVYAPKGFTDAVIEENVNAGVAMTRRGLYMYGEVLPRDKKGQIDCGIGKYVSSGTVTFTDNVYEISQIANEKYVEKEIDGLIMQFLLTEDTEAPAEMDIYIPSEKSLCIAENCTATLHNIYTLRGAEVRDPVAWAKDIQKAIDLWGNDLTSIFEVHNWPRFGNEYCIDYMEKQRDLYQYINDQTLRLINKGYTIDEVGRMVKLPESLSDEWYDSSFYGTVSHNSKAVYQKYIGWYNGNPVDLNKLLPEESAKKYIEYMGGENSVLEKAKKSFEKGEYQWVAEVTKQVIYANPNNKDAKLLCADALEQLGYIAESGPWRNEYLMGAQELRQGIILINRSLITEEVLNTLPLENVLYLFSIRIDGLKAGDFDYKINFVIPDKKEVASTEIRRGIFRYLNNKLADDAAVTVTMSKDTLYELATTNNRPDSSAIIVEGDICKWQLFLWVQDKIDLDFNIMTPVSKKKNYEK; encoded by the coding sequence TTGAATTGTAAAGAGAAAAAAAATAATACCGAAGAACTAAATGGTAGAAGAAAAAATGCTACCCTTAAAACAAAGTTAATAAATGAAGAAATATATAAGAATATTCACTGGGGTAGATTGGAAATTGAAGAAAAATTAGCGAAAAAGAATGTGGTTGTTGATGTACCACTCCCTGTAATATATATAGAAGGAGCTTTAATGCCTGTATGGGATTTAGAAAGGTATAATTTTTTATTAAAGGATAAAATCCCCTATACTGTTAATCCGAAACTTTGGGAACAAGGGAAGTTGAATCTAATTTCTGGTATATTTAAGGTTACAGAAAAAATATATCAGGTTAGAGGTTTTGATCTAGCAAATATGAGTTTTGTTAGAGGAAATACAGGCTGGATTATAATAGATTGTTTAACTTCACAAGAAACAGCAGAAGCTGCAATAAAGTTAGTTAATGAATATTTTGGAGACATACCAATTAGTGCTGTAATATGTTCTCATTCCCACGTAGATCATTATGGAGGAATATTAGGAGTATTAAATAGTAGTGCAGAAAAAAATATTAAGGTATATGCGCCAAAAGGCTTTACTGATGCAGTCATAGAAGAAAATGTAAATGCAGGAGTTGCAATGACTCGCAGAGGCTTGTATATGTATGGTGAAGTATTACCACGTGATAAAAAAGGTCAAATAGACTGTGGTATTGGTAAGTATGTTTCTTCAGGAACAGTAACCTTTACAGATAATGTTTATGAAATATCTCAGATTGCAAATGAGAAGTATGTAGAAAAAGAAATTGATGGATTAATTATGCAGTTTCTATTAACAGAAGATACTGAGGCTCCTGCAGAAATGGATATATATATTCCAAGTGAAAAATCTTTGTGTATAGCAGAAAACTGTACTGCAACACTTCATAATATATATACTTTAAGAGGGGCAGAAGTTAGAGATCCAGTTGCATGGGCTAAGGATATACAAAAAGCTATAGACTTATGGGGGAATGATTTAACATCAATATTTGAAGTTCACAACTGGCCAAGATTTGGCAATGAATACTGCATAGATTACATGGAGAAACAAAGGGATTTATATCAATATATAAACGATCAAACTTTAAGATTGATAAATAAAGGATATACAATAGATGAAGTTGGCAGAATGGTTAAACTTCCTGAAAGTTTAAGCGATGAGTGGTATGATAGTTCATTCTATGGAACTGTAAGTCATAACTCAAAAGCTGTTTATCAAAAATATATTGGATGGTACAATGGAAACCCTGTAGATTTAAACAAATTACTCCCAGAGGAATCGGCAAAAAAATATATAGAATACATGGGTGGAGAGAATTCTGTTTTAGAAAAGGCTAAGAAATCCTTTGAAAAGGGTGAATATCAATGGGTAGCAGAGGTTACTAAACAAGTTATATACGCTAATCCCAATAATAAAGATGCAAAACTGCTTTGTGCAGATGCTTTAGAGCAATTAGGATATATAGCAGAATCAGGTCCATGGAGAAATGAATATTTAATGGGAGCACAAGAATTACGCCAAGGAATTATCTTAATTAACCGTTCTCTTATAACTGAGGAGGTTTTAAATACGCTACCACTTGAGAATGTATTGTATTTGTTTAGTATAAGAATAGATGGATTGAAAGCTGGAGATTTTGATTATAAAATTAATTTTGTTATTCCTGATAAAAAAGAAGTAGCCTCGACTGAAATTAGACGAGGAATATTTAGATATTTAAACAATAAACTTGCTGATGATGCAGCTGTAACAGTTACAATGTCAAAAGATACATTGTATGAGCTAGCAACAACTAATAACAGACCAGATAGTTCAGCAATAATAGTAGAAGGAGATATTTGCAAGTGGCAGTTGTTTCTATGGGTGCAAGACAAAATAGATTTGGATTTCAATATAATGACACCTGTATCAAAGAAAAAAAATTATGAAAAATAA
- a CDS encoding ABC transporter ATP-binding protein: MIINIKKLNFTYESTNTHVIKDFDLEIKEGKIVAILGQSGSGKSTLLRLISGLEIPSSGEIKIHDQIVFDNEKFIEPEKRGIGFVFQDYALFPHMTVEKNIMYGLKGKNKKDKIERVNELLKLVNLPEIKKRYPYELSGGQQQRIALARALAPNPALLLLDEPFSNLDTNLKQKIRNELRLILKEANITSIFVTHDRVDANVLADQIVFLNQGNIEKKITLR; encoded by the coding sequence TTGATTATTAATATTAAGAAACTAAATTTCACATATGAATCAACAAATACTCATGTGATAAAGGATTTCGATTTAGAAATTAAAGAAGGAAAAATTGTTGCGATATTAGGACAAAGTGGAAGTGGTAAAAGTACTTTATTACGGCTTATTTCAGGTTTAGAAATACCAAGTAGTGGTGAAATAAAAATTCATGATCAGATTGTATTTGATAATGAAAAATTTATTGAACCAGAAAAAAGAGGAATAGGTTTTGTGTTTCAAGATTATGCATTATTTCCTCATATGACAGTAGAAAAAAACATTATGTATGGATTAAAAGGAAAGAATAAGAAAGATAAAATAGAAAGAGTGAATGAACTTCTAAAACTCGTCAATCTACCAGAAATTAAAAAACGTTATCCTTATGAACTAAGTGGTGGACAACAGCAAAGGATTGCTCTAGCTAGAGCATTAGCACCCAATCCAGCACTGTTACTACTAGACGAGCCGTTTAGTAATTTAGATACAAACTTAAAACAGAAGATAAGAAATGAATTAAGATTAATATTAAAAGAAGCAAATATTACATCTATATTTGTTACGCATGATAGAGTAGATGCAAATGTGTTGGCAGATCAAATTGTATTTCTAAATCAAGGAAATATTGAGAAAAAAATAACTTTAAGATAA
- a CDS encoding DUF421 domain-containing protein — protein sequence MLNSIYTQITIELIGGFIALLISVKIIGKRQISQITPFDFISAIVLGEILGNAVYDKDTNILHIFYSLFLWTILLYIIEKISQKSIKSRDIIQGTPTFIVKKGKFDFNKIKKEGLDFAEVLSLFREKGVFSIQDVDYVILESSGKISIIQNTDDLAKLTLPVVLDGKIVKENLNYTNHDENWLLEKLEKFQISNLKQVLYAEWNVDDDIYIQKKSDE from the coding sequence ATGTTAAATTCAATATACACACAAATAACAATTGAATTAATCGGTGGATTTATCGCATTACTAATCAGTGTTAAAATAATCGGTAAAAGGCAAATATCACAAATTACTCCTTTTGACTTTATTTCAGCAATAGTTTTAGGAGAAATATTAGGTAATGCAGTTTACGATAAAGATACGAATATACTCCATATTTTTTATTCTCTTTTTTTATGGACAATATTATTATATATAATCGAAAAAATCTCTCAAAAGTCTATTAAATCCAGAGATATAATTCAGGGCACACCAACTTTTATAGTCAAAAAAGGTAAGTTTGATTTTAATAAAATTAAAAAAGAAGGACTAGATTTCGCTGAGGTATTATCACTATTTAGAGAAAAAGGTGTTTTTTCAATCCAAGATGTTGATTATGTTATTCTAGAATCCAGTGGTAAAATTTCCATCATCCAAAATACAGATGATTTAGCAAAATTAACACTTCCTGTTGTGTTAGATGGAAAAATAGTCAAAGAAAATTTAAACTATACAAATCATGATGAAAATTGGTTATTAGAAAAACTAGAAAAGTTTCAGATAAGCAATTTAAAACAAGTTTTATATGCTGAATGGAATGTCGATGATGATATCTATATCCAAAAAAAATCTGATGAATAA
- a CDS encoding iron ABC transporter permease, translating into MSVKRNFNGWFLISLLFVLLIILPTTTILFKVFEQPNDVWFHIKTYLLPEYTQNTLYLISITALLTSIIGVSLAWVISVYDFPLRKMLEWSLILPLSIPPYIAAYTYGGLFSYTGSIQVFFRTNNISVNPKYFDIMTMEGTIFIFTMFMFPYIYIISKSFLEKQSAALIESSRILGRSPFETFIYIGLPILKTSIIGGVILVILEVLNDYGVVKYFGIKTFSTAIFTAWFSFGDVTSAVRLSVLLMMIVGIVLVLERFSRGRTNYSYANTKIRPIKRTRLTGIKALLATSYGLIVLAVGFIIPTLQLFSWGLLTIRKINFTSYLFLSLNTFINALIATIIIVLFALIIGNYSRLFKTRLSKIITRITTLGYSIPGAVIAIAVITSFITVDNNFYPLYKFFNPDTKKLVLTSSLIMLLFAYVIRYMAIGYNSIESGFDKIGNTFHEASRTLGMNRIKTFLKVDIPMLKPSIISSIILVFIDVLKELPLTLILRPFNYNTLATKSYEYANDEMIHEAAIPALMIIMISVLSIYILNKIVGKVGKRVDY; encoded by the coding sequence ATGTCGGTAAAAAGAAATTTTAATGGTTGGTTTTTAATTAGTTTATTATTTGTACTACTAATCATTCTTCCAACAACCACTATTTTATTCAAAGTGTTTGAACAACCAAATGATGTTTGGTTTCATATAAAGACGTATTTACTACCTGAATATACCCAAAACACACTTTACTTAATTAGTATAACAGCTTTATTAACCTCAATTATAGGGGTGAGTTTAGCATGGGTGATTTCAGTTTATGATTTTCCTTTACGGAAAATGTTAGAATGGAGTCTTATTTTACCGTTATCAATTCCACCATATATAGCAGCCTATACGTATGGCGGCTTATTTAGTTATACAGGAAGTATTCAAGTTTTTTTTAGAACCAATAATATCAGTGTGAATCCTAAATATTTTGATATTATGACAATGGAAGGAACTATCTTTATTTTCACTATGTTTATGTTTCCTTATATATATATTATATCGAAATCTTTTTTAGAAAAACAATCAGCAGCTCTTATTGAATCCTCTAGGATTTTAGGAAGAAGTCCTTTTGAGACATTTATCTATATTGGGTTACCAATATTAAAAACTTCTATCATAGGGGGTGTTATTTTAGTTATATTAGAAGTGTTAAATGATTATGGGGTTGTTAAGTATTTTGGGATTAAGACATTTAGTACAGCGATTTTTACCGCTTGGTTTTCATTTGGTGATGTAACTTCAGCGGTAAGGTTATCTGTATTGTTGATGATGATTGTTGGAATTGTGTTGGTTTTAGAAAGGTTTTCAAGGGGTAGAACCAACTATAGTTATGCTAATACAAAAATTAGACCTATAAAAAGAACTAGATTAACGGGAATCAAAGCGTTACTTGCTACTAGTTATGGATTAATAGTATTAGCAGTAGGTTTTATTATTCCAACACTTCAATTATTTAGTTGGGGATTACTCACAATCCGTAAAATTAATTTTACTAGTTACTTATTTTTATCGTTAAATACATTCATTAATGCTTTGATTGCAACGATTATTATTGTCTTATTTGCATTAATTATTGGGAATTATAGTCGTTTATTTAAAACACGACTATCAAAAATCATTACAAGAATTACAACATTAGGTTATTCAATTCCAGGAGCAGTTATTGCAATTGCAGTAATTACGTCATTTATAACTGTAGATAATAATTTTTATCCATTATATAAATTTTTTAATCCAGATACAAAAAAACTTGTTTTAACCTCTTCATTAATAATGCTTTTATTTGCCTATGTCATTCGTTATATGGCAATTGGTTATAATTCTATTGAATCAGGATTTGATAAGATTGGCAATACATTTCATGAGGCGTCAAGGACATTAGGAATGAACCGAATTAAAACGTTTCTAAAAGTCGATATCCCTATGTTAAAGCCTTCTATTATTAGCTCAATCATATTAGTATTTATTGATGTATTAAAGGAATTACCATTAACACTTATTTTAAGACCATTTAACTATAATACATTAGCAACAAAATCTTATGAATACGCTAATGATGAAATGATTCATGAAGCTGCAATTCCTGCTTTGATGATTATTATGATAAGTGTATTATCTATCTATATTCTGAATAAAATTGTGGGAAAGGTCGGGAAAAGAGTTGATTATTAA
- a CDS encoding DUF89 family protein, which translates to MRLSIECIPCMVKKVVELANYYFKDEEKKFEFIKRSLRIISEEDGKSSSPTINEKLFDILEEEYGIDTNIYVEEKKYFNDLILKLEASIYGKLDDCEDGLLESIKYAMAGNIIDFGALEDVNECMVMESIEKSLKHQIDNEVYMKFKNELNKATHLCYLLDNAGEVVLDKVLIREIKKQYPNITISIITRGRPVYNDVTKEDAYYVGLDKYGMIVDNGTGIPGTDINCVSQECNSIIENSDLIISKGQGNFETLFGCGKNIYYLFLCKCDMLVDKLNKKKFECVFMHESAYRN; encoded by the coding sequence TTGCGTTTAAGTATTGAATGTATACCATGTATGGTAAAAAAGGTCGTTGAACTGGCTAATTATTATTTTAAAGATGAAGAGAAAAAATTTGAATTTATAAAAAGGTCTTTAAGAATTATCAGTGAAGAAGATGGAAAATCAAGTTCTCCGACGATTAATGAAAAATTATTTGATATACTTGAAGAAGAGTATGGAATAGATACTAATATATATGTAGAAGAGAAAAAATATTTTAATGATTTAATTCTTAAATTGGAAGCAAGTATTTATGGAAAATTAGATGATTGTGAAGATGGTTTATTAGAAAGCATAAAATATGCGATGGCAGGTAATATTATTGATTTTGGTGCTTTAGAAGATGTTAATGAATGTATGGTAATGGAAAGTATTGAAAAATCTTTAAAACATCAAATAGATAATGAAGTATATATGAAGTTTAAAAATGAGTTGAATAAGGCTACTCATTTATGTTATCTATTGGATAATGCAGGAGAAGTAGTATTAGATAAGGTATTAATAAGGGAAATTAAGAAACAATATCCTAATATTACTATAAGTATTATTACAAGAGGTAGACCTGTGTATAATGATGTAACAAAAGAAGATGCTTATTATGTAGGGCTTGATAAATATGGAATGATTGTTGATAATGGGACGGGTATTCCTGGTACAGATATTAATTGTGTTAGTCAGGAATGTAATTCTATTATAGAAAATTCAGATTTAATTATTTCAAAGGGTCAGGGTAATTTTGAAACTTTGTTTGGTTGTGGTAAAAATATATATTATCTATTTTTATGTAAATGTGATATGTTAGTTGATAAATTGAATAAGAAAAAATTTGAATGTGTATTTATGCATGAGAGTGCTTATAGAAACTAA
- the rlmD gene encoding 23S rRNA (uracil(1939)-C(5))-methyltransferase RlmD, with translation MTSRPVEKNRLYDVEITGMTHQGLGVAKVNNFPIFIKNSLPGESISVKIIAIKKNFAIGKVLQMYKKSEDRVEPNCPIYNQCGGCSIQHLSYNGQLTIKKDMVQETLKRIGKIDINVHDCIGMDDSWKYRNKTQVPFGLSNGNVVAGFYKENTHEIIDMTSCDIQDKVTDEIINYMKVISKRYNITPYNEESHSGILRHVIVRKGYITDEYMVTLVTKEENLKNKEEVINDLITKFPLIKSIIQNINKSKTNTIMGEKTVVLYGKPYIYDYIGDVKFAISSRSFYQVNPVQTKKLYDKVLEYANLTGNEYIIDAYCGIGTIGLYLSKQAKAIYGVEIIPDAIENAKLNAKLNNFTNAHYEAGKAEEIIKNWQEDNIKPDVIVVDPPRKGCDKKLLETIIEMEIPRIVYVSCDPATLARDLKILNENNYKIIEVQPVDMFPHTMHVECVIGIQRKDTL, from the coding sequence ATGACTAGTAGGCCAGTAGAAAAGAATAGACTATATGATGTTGAAATAACAGGAATGACACATCAAGGATTAGGTGTCGCAAAAGTTAATAATTTTCCGATATTTATCAAAAATTCATTACCCGGGGAATCGATATCTGTCAAAATCATTGCGATAAAAAAGAATTTTGCGATTGGTAAAGTATTGCAAATGTATAAAAAAAGTGAGGACAGAGTAGAGCCAAATTGCCCAATATATAATCAGTGTGGTGGATGTAGTATTCAACATCTTTCTTATAATGGGCAATTAACTATAAAAAAAGATATGGTTCAAGAGACTTTAAAGCGAATTGGGAAAATTGATATTAATGTCCATGATTGTATAGGAATGGATGATAGTTGGAAGTATCGTAATAAGACACAAGTACCATTTGGTTTAAGTAATGGTAATGTTGTAGCGGGATTTTATAAAGAAAACACCCATGAGATTATCGATATGACAAGTTGTGATATTCAAGATAAAGTAACGGATGAAATCATTAATTATATGAAGGTTATTTCTAAAAGGTATAATATTACTCCTTATAATGAAGAATCACATAGCGGGATTCTACGCCATGTGATTGTAAGAAAAGGATATATAACAGATGAATATATGGTTACCTTAGTAACAAAGGAAGAGAATCTAAAAAATAAAGAAGAGGTTATTAATGACTTAATCACAAAATTTCCTCTAATTAAATCAATTATTCAAAATATTAATAAAAGTAAGACAAATACCATTATGGGAGAAAAAACTGTTGTTCTTTATGGAAAACCTTATATTTATGATTATATAGGGGATGTGAAGTTTGCGATATCATCACGTTCATTTTATCAAGTAAATCCAGTTCAAACTAAAAAGTTATATGATAAAGTCTTAGAATATGCTAATCTAACAGGAAATGAATATATAATAGATGCTTATTGTGGAATTGGAACAATTGGACTATATTTATCGAAACAAGCGAAAGCGATATACGGGGTAGAAATCATACCAGATGCGATTGAAAATGCGAAATTAAATGCGAAGTTAAATAATTTCACTAATGCCCATTATGAAGCAGGTAAGGCAGAAGAAATCATAAAAAACTGGCAAGAGGATAACATTAAACCAGATGTGATTGTTGTAGACCCACCAAGAAAAGGGTGCGATAAGAAACTACTAGAGACTATAATTGAAATGGAAATACCAAGAATAGTTTATGTATCATGTGACCCAGCAACCTTAGCAAGAGATTTAAAGATATTAAATGAAAATAATTATAAGATTATTGAGGTACAACCAGTTGATATGTTCCCACATACGATGCATGTGGAATGTGTAATAGGAATACAACGCAAAGATACCTTGTAA
- a CDS encoding Fe(3+) ABC transporter substrate-binding protein, with product MNKITFKKLSFVLYIFLPVLLMTGCQLEQKTTEEVVNIYTDRHYDTDQALYDEFTKDTGIKVNVQKASADELINRLQLEDKDTEADLLVVADAGRLYRAKDKGLLQAISSETLEINIPDNLQDSENYWYGLTVRARVMVYAKDRINPEDLSTYEDLSSDKWKGKILVRSSSNIYNQSLLASLIAINGEEEAKNWAQGIVNNMARTPEGNDRDQAKAVVAGIGDIAIMNTYYIGKLLNSADPEEVKVGEQVGVYFPNQGTTGTHINVSGAGVTEHAKNKDNAIKLLEYLSGKKAQAQYAQANYEYPANPSVEASELLKSWGDFKAQDINLSQLGENNQRAVEIFNEVDWK from the coding sequence ATGAATAAAATTACATTTAAGAAATTATCATTTGTACTATATATATTTTTGCCTGTATTATTAATGACAGGGTGTCAGTTAGAACAAAAAACAACAGAAGAAGTTGTTAATATTTATACTGATAGACATTATGACACCGATCAAGCATTATATGATGAATTTACTAAAGATACAGGGATAAAGGTAAATGTTCAAAAAGCATCTGCTGATGAACTAATTAACCGATTACAATTAGAAGATAAAGACACAGAAGCTGATTTATTAGTGGTAGCTGATGCGGGACGATTATATCGAGCGAAAGATAAAGGACTTTTACAAGCTATTTCAAGTGAGACTTTAGAAATTAATATTCCAGATAACTTACAAGATTCAGAAAATTATTGGTATGGATTAACTGTTCGAGCAAGAGTAATGGTTTATGCAAAAGATAGAATTAATCCAGAAGATTTATCAACTTATGAAGATTTATCAAGTGATAAATGGAAAGGTAAAATATTAGTTCGTTCATCATCAAATATATATAATCAGTCGTTATTAGCATCATTAATTGCGATAAATGGTGAAGAAGAAGCTAAAAATTGGGCCCAGGGTATTGTCAATAATATGGCTAGAACACCAGAAGGAAATGACCGTGATCAAGCAAAAGCTGTGGTTGCAGGAATTGGTGACATTGCGATAATGAATACTTATTATATAGGTAAATTATTAAATTCAGCTGACCCAGAAGAGGTTAAAGTTGGAGAACAAGTAGGCGTTTATTTCCCTAATCAAGGAACTACAGGGACTCATATTAATGTCAGTGGTGCTGGTGTTACTGAACATGCAAAAAATAAAGACAATGCGATTAAATTACTAGAGTACTTATCAGGTAAAAAAGCACAAGCACAATATGCACAAGCTAATTATGAGTATCCAGCGAATCCAAGTGTTGAAGCATCTGAATTATTAAAATCATGGGGAGATTTTAAGGCTCAAGATATTAATTTATCACAATTAGGTGAAAACAATCAGAGAGCTGTTGAAATCTTTAATGAAGTTGATTGGAAGTAA